A single genomic interval of Granulicella tundricola MP5ACTX9 harbors:
- a CDS encoding TonB-dependent receptor, whose protein sequence is MPAAHFVQTRHHLSRILLRPIETVLRVIVCSLLALFLAFTAKAQVVGGTIAGIVTDATGAAVPHAHVRIHNEDTGTERRIDTDATGHYSAPSVTVGTYTVTVGATSFATERKTGIGLTIGQATEVDLVLPVAGAEQEVTVADTPAVVNDSTQQVSGLVSERQVKGLPLNGRSYDQLITLNPGTVNYTAQRSGSVGTSNSSVGNMFAVSGRRPQDNLYLLNGVEYTGASLINVTPGGTSGQLLGVDAVREFNVVADTYGANYGKRQGAQISIVTVSGTNALHGSAYEFLRNSYLDSRNYFDQSRIPNFQRNNFGAALGGPIKKDKVFLFGNYEGYRQNLGITDVTLVPDNQARAGFLPNSAGVETKTAIGPGVAQLFNLWPVQNGPELLDQKGNLTGIGEAFSSPTQHIREDFGTARFDANLTANDLFFAVYTVDDSTANTPTQNPYSLINEDLREQVLSAQEQHVFSARLLNTARVGFSRASFLFLGSVPANVQALTGTFIAGKPIGAVVIAGSTASNGSSQITGAGANVGSDNAITRNLFTFDDHIFYTIGKHQIEAGGWAQRLQSNDNLAQNQYGQASFASLATFLTGTVKTFTVVPAPTELGWRAWFGAGYIEDTWRALPSLEISAGLRVETSNGFNESKGRAGIYGFTNGVINSTPTVGSAGLTNNRAKFLPEPRVGAAWKATSDGKTVVRAGFGLHHSLLDNLDYRFDQAAPFNTTLSYSGVPISAPTSGAAGLVSPSNVQTDLQTPTVLSYTLRVEQQIAPSTSLTIAYVGSHGYHQILSEDQNEPASIICQNNCPAGIANGTIYYPTVVKANAAVANTTSWVSQGASNYNALEVDLRRAFAGGFQFRANYTFAKNLDNGSAWNTSVSANTPAFVSYPNNAALDYGPAATDVRHLAAFNGTYDLPFGKGTRFLNSKGGIVDRAAGGWTLSTIATLQTGLPFSPQLGYNPTGSGDTRNPVRPNANPNFRGSLYTHGTTAQRAAQFFDPAAFTAPAYGTVGNLGRDTLTGPGFADWDLSLLKSIKFSESKRLQFRAEFFNILNHTNFLTPNEVVFSSGPTQDAKTLPTSGTLSTAQAAAPVQSPTAGVITAAATSRQIQLGLKFLF, encoded by the coding sequence ATGCCTGCTGCCCATTTTGTGCAGACCCGTCACCACCTTTCACGAATCCTTCTGCGTCCGATTGAGACTGTACTGCGCGTAATCGTCTGCAGCCTGCTGGCGCTGTTCCTGGCCTTTACGGCGAAGGCGCAGGTGGTGGGCGGAACGATCGCCGGCATCGTCACGGACGCAACCGGGGCCGCGGTTCCGCATGCTCATGTGAGGATTCACAACGAAGATACCGGGACGGAACGGCGGATCGACACGGATGCTACGGGTCACTACTCGGCACCATCTGTAACCGTGGGGACGTATACCGTCACGGTGGGGGCGACTAGCTTTGCGACGGAGCGGAAGACGGGGATTGGGCTGACGATCGGACAGGCGACGGAGGTGGATCTTGTGTTGCCCGTCGCGGGTGCGGAGCAGGAGGTGACAGTCGCGGACACGCCTGCGGTGGTGAATGATTCGACCCAGCAGGTCTCAGGGCTGGTGAGCGAGCGGCAGGTGAAGGGGCTGCCGCTGAACGGGCGGAGCTACGATCAGTTGATTACGCTGAACCCCGGCACGGTGAACTATACGGCGCAGCGTTCGGGATCGGTGGGGACCTCAAACTCTTCCGTGGGCAACATGTTTGCCGTCTCCGGGCGGCGGCCGCAGGACAATCTTTATCTGCTGAATGGCGTGGAATATACGGGCGCGTCGCTGATCAACGTGACGCCGGGTGGCACCAGCGGACAGTTGCTGGGCGTGGATGCGGTGCGGGAGTTCAACGTGGTCGCCGACACCTACGGGGCCAACTACGGGAAGCGCCAGGGAGCGCAGATTTCAATTGTGACTGTTTCAGGCACAAATGCACTGCATGGTTCGGCGTACGAGTTTCTGCGGAACTCGTACCTCGACTCTCGCAACTACTTTGACCAGAGCAGGATTCCCAACTTCCAGCGCAACAACTTCGGCGCGGCGCTGGGTGGGCCGATCAAGAAGGATAAGGTGTTTCTGTTCGGCAACTATGAGGGGTATCGGCAAAATCTCGGCATCACGGATGTGACGCTGGTACCGGATAATCAGGCTCGCGCGGGCTTTCTGCCCAACTCTGCCGGCGTCGAGACTAAGACGGCCATCGGCCCCGGCGTGGCGCAGTTGTTCAACCTGTGGCCGGTGCAGAATGGCCCGGAGCTGTTGGATCAGAAAGGTAATTTGACGGGCATAGGCGAGGCCTTCTCCAGCCCGACTCAGCATATCCGCGAGGACTTTGGGACGGCACGCTTCGACGCCAACCTGACCGCGAACGACCTGTTCTTTGCCGTGTACACAGTGGATGATTCGACGGCGAATACGCCGACACAGAATCCCTATTCGCTGATCAATGAAGATCTGCGGGAGCAGGTGCTCAGCGCGCAGGAGCAGCATGTATTCTCCGCGCGGCTGCTGAATACGGCGCGGGTGGGTTTCTCGCGCGCGAGCTTCCTCTTCCTCGGTTCGGTGCCAGCCAACGTGCAGGCTCTGACTGGAACCTTCATCGCTGGCAAGCCGATCGGCGCAGTGGTCATTGCAGGCTCTACGGCTTCGAACGGGTCGTCGCAGATCACCGGTGCCGGCGCGAATGTGGGGTCGGACAATGCGATCACGCGCAACCTGTTCACGTTCGACGATCACATCTTCTACACGATCGGCAAGCACCAGATTGAGGCGGGAGGCTGGGCGCAGCGGCTGCAGTCAAACGACAACCTGGCGCAGAACCAATACGGGCAGGCGAGCTTCGCATCTCTGGCGACCTTCCTGACCGGCACAGTCAAGACCTTTACCGTGGTCCCCGCGCCGACGGAGCTTGGCTGGCGTGCATGGTTTGGCGCGGGATATATCGAGGACACCTGGAGGGCATTGCCTTCGCTTGAGATCAGCGCAGGGCTGCGGGTGGAGACCAGCAATGGCTTCAACGAGAGCAAGGGCCGTGCAGGCATCTATGGCTTCACCAATGGAGTCATCAACTCAACCCCCACCGTCGGGTCCGCTGGGCTGACGAACAACCGCGCAAAGTTTTTACCAGAGCCAAGGGTAGGCGCGGCATGGAAGGCAACGAGCGATGGCAAGACAGTGGTGCGTGCAGGCTTCGGACTGCATCACTCCCTGCTGGACAACCTGGACTACCGCTTCGATCAGGCAGCCCCGTTCAACACAACGCTGAGCTACAGCGGAGTGCCGATCAGCGCGCCGACCTCCGGTGCGGCGGGACTGGTCTCGCCGTCAAACGTCCAAACCGATTTGCAGACACCGACGGTGCTCTCCTACACCCTTCGAGTAGAGCAGCAGATTGCGCCGTCTACCTCATTGACGATCGCTTATGTGGGATCGCATGGATACCACCAGATCCTTTCCGAAGACCAGAACGAACCCGCCTCGATCATCTGCCAGAACAACTGCCCGGCTGGAATTGCAAACGGGACAATCTACTATCCGACCGTGGTGAAGGCGAACGCGGCAGTGGCGAATACAACCTCATGGGTCTCGCAAGGCGCGAGCAACTACAACGCGCTGGAGGTGGATCTGCGCCGGGCCTTTGCAGGTGGCTTCCAGTTCCGAGCGAACTATACCTTTGCGAAGAACCTGGACAACGGCTCCGCCTGGAACACAAGCGTCTCCGCGAATACGCCCGCATTTGTCTCTTACCCCAACAACGCAGCGTTGGACTACGGCCCTGCGGCTACCGATGTGCGTCACCTCGCGGCGTTCAACGGGACGTATGACCTGCCCTTCGGCAAGGGCACGCGCTTCCTGAATAGCAAAGGAGGAATCGTGGATCGGGCCGCAGGCGGCTGGACGCTCAGCACGATTGCGACACTACAGACGGGGCTGCCGTTCTCACCGCAGCTCGGTTATAACCCAACCGGCTCCGGAGATACACGCAACCCGGTGCGGCCGAACGCCAATCCTAACTTCCGCGGCTCGCTGTACACGCATGGAACAACGGCACAGCGTGCGGCGCAGTTCTTCGACCCCGCCGCCTTCACCGCGCCCGCCTACGGAACGGTCGGCAACCTGGGACGCGATACCCTGACCGGACCTGGCTTTGCGGACTGGGATCTTTCCCTGCTGAAGTCCATCAAGTTCTCCGAAAGCAAGCGTCTGCAGTTTCGCGCGGAGTTCTTCAACATCCTGAACCACACCAACTTCCTGACACCGAACGAGGTCGTCTTCTCCTCCGGGCCGACGCAGGATGCAAAGACTCTGCCGACCTCAGGCACCCTATCCACGGCACAGGCAGCGGCTCCCGTGCAGAGTCCAACAGCGGGCGTGATTACGGCGGCGGCGACCTCACGGCAGATCCAGCTTGGACTGAAGTTTCTCTTCTGA
- a CDS encoding oxidoreductase — protein sequence MPQQPSPVWFITGCSTGFGRELAKLILARGGRVVVTARNPDQIQDLVAGHEANALALPLDVNDPAQIKAAVQYATEKFGQIDILVNNAGYGYLAAIEEGEDAEVRKMFETNFFGLVALTNAVLPGMRERRSGHIVNFSSIGGLVSFGATGYYHATKYAVEGMSESLAIEVAPLGIKVIIVEPGPFRTDWAGRSLPESKIVIPDYDSTAGERRRQTRARSGKQQGDPVRAAAAILKAIESDTPPLRLVLGKPALDLAYKKLESVKKDLDTWKEATLSVDFPEDEVAK from the coding sequence ATGCCTCAGCAACCATCCCCGGTCTGGTTTATCACCGGATGCTCCACCGGCTTCGGCCGCGAGCTCGCAAAGCTCATCCTCGCCCGCGGCGGCCGAGTCGTCGTCACTGCGCGCAACCCCGACCAGATCCAAGATCTCGTCGCCGGCCATGAAGCCAACGCGCTCGCCCTGCCGCTCGATGTCAACGATCCCGCCCAGATCAAGGCAGCGGTTCAGTACGCCACAGAAAAGTTCGGCCAGATTGACATCCTCGTCAACAACGCAGGCTACGGCTATCTCGCCGCCATCGAAGAAGGCGAAGACGCCGAAGTCCGCAAGATGTTCGAGACCAACTTCTTCGGCCTCGTCGCCCTCACCAACGCTGTTCTGCCGGGCATGCGCGAACGCCGCTCCGGTCACATCGTCAACTTCTCTTCGATCGGCGGTCTCGTGAGCTTCGGTGCCACCGGCTATTATCACGCCACCAAGTACGCGGTAGAGGGCATGTCGGAGTCGCTTGCCATCGAAGTCGCCCCTCTCGGCATCAAGGTCATCATCGTCGAGCCTGGCCCCTTTCGCACCGACTGGGCAGGCCGCTCGCTGCCCGAATCCAAGATCGTCATCCCCGACTACGACAGCACCGCCGGCGAGCGTCGCCGCCAGACCCGCGCCCGCTCCGGAAAGCAGCAGGGCGACCCCGTCCGGGCCGCCGCCGCCATCCTCAAGGCCATCGAGTCCGACACGCCGCCCTTGCGCCTTGTCTTGGGCAAACCCGCCCTCGATCTCGCCTACAAGAAGCTCGAATCGGTAAAGAAGGATCTCGACACCTGGAAAGAAGCGACCCTCAGCGTAGATTTTCCAGAGGATGAAGTCGCAAAGTGA
- a CDS encoding Ig-like domain repeat protein translates to MSLFRSLFTGLGLGTALLGSAFAATNPHLTVQPQTRVVSKIDNADLARLPNTTPSIVSLAADNGRLPAATPFSHMLLVLKSSDEQELALRSLVDQQQDKSSPNYHQWMTPVTFGASFGVAASDLAKVTAWLQDQGFSIDAVSPGKRTIQFSGTSGQVETAFHTEMHRLTVNGVAHISNTVDLSVPTALSPVLAGIASLNDFRAKAHAVNPHPMVKGSDGQFYPIVPGTVATPDYTSTSSGSHYVAPADVATIYNAKPLLSGGTDGTGVTIGIIGQTTINLSNVETFRSMFRLPDNDPTIINVGPAPAIIADDIESDLDVEWAGAMATGAKVNFYTAAGGLVDGGVDTSALAAVDSNVADIISLSYGGCELSNGSAGTAYWNSLWEQAAAQGQTAFVSSGDSSATGCASSSAALANTATSGTYGVNALGSSAYNVAVGGSEFNEGTALGVTSYWGVGGTAPYGTAQSYIPETVWSEGVFDIVAPGTGIAGGGGGVSIFTGRPSWQVGPGITAADPAGPTFTATGAIPATQLHRLVPDLSLIAAGGHDGTIFCSEGVCKLDSSGNVASIGVVGGTSVATPVMAGVQALINQKNGGRQGNANYYYYKLAAAQTTANCASTLPPAATCNFNDIVTGDNFSPKTSVAKYNASTGTISGVLGTDYIGFTANTGYDEATGLGTPNITNLANNWKTVTFTATTTKLTLTPLTANHGTTQTAVITVAPTSATGTPTGDVSITAVGQAPGTGNGNVYTLSGGTVTAALTTLPGGTYSVTAHYAGDSVFGSSDSAPVTVTVAPEASQIFYQPYNLTTAGALNVATSFAYGTSIFIDTEVQGTSINGYTKNSVPNTGAPTGTILYNVSSGTTTLPSYTSSLDAYGITYLEAAQSFPNFLITANYPVLAPGAYTIKATYSGDQSFNTSNVSTAITVVKATVAPVVRAGTAEVLPAQTALLNVTIAASGGGVLPTGSVTLTDTVVSGTTTTSTTLGTVTLANGAAVLSTNALILPGAHSITAAYGGDANYAAASSAAVTVTVGGALSATTLAATVGGSAAATAPVLTSVVLTATPPATATGTVYFYDGSLVLGSATISTTTHLATLTIATLTAGTHSITATYAGNGTLAASTSLPMTFVTTQNKPTLSLTSQQANNAQSMASMNAVLTLVPAITSTAGANPAPSATVQFLDGTTVLGTAPLTYTLNYHFYTAASTFGPFKPGPHALTAVFPGDTNYAAATSGIQNISIGLTTITVTPSATNVGTGTPLTLTAKITPIVASSTAVGGSVTFFDGTTAIGTAPVTGGVATLTTATLSTVATHTITAVYSGDANFYTSTTSAGVNIVAVTPGFTISVNPASLTVKRGTPGTVTLTATSFGNYNGAIALSCQNLPLDTFCSFVNDSSGAPGIAFGGVNASQTVAITFSTLAPSNSGLLWLPAILLAGLLGLTRKRLSVRGRQFITLVVIACGMTAASGCGGGTITATPTGTSTVTIVANGAGAGSSPSLQPTATVALTVQ, encoded by the coding sequence TTGTCTCTCTTTCGTTCCTTGTTTACTGGTTTAGGCCTTGGCACTGCACTTCTCGGTTCGGCGTTCGCGGCCACCAATCCGCACCTCACCGTTCAACCTCAGACGCGTGTCGTCTCCAAGATCGATAACGCCGATCTCGCTCGCCTCCCCAACACCACGCCTTCCATCGTCTCCCTCGCCGCTGATAACGGCCGCCTGCCCGCCGCCACGCCCTTTAGCCACATGCTGCTCGTCCTCAAGAGCTCGGATGAGCAGGAGCTTGCTCTGCGCTCCCTCGTCGATCAGCAGCAGGACAAGTCCAGCCCCAACTATCACCAGTGGATGACCCCGGTGACCTTCGGCGCCAGCTTCGGGGTCGCCGCGTCGGATCTCGCCAAGGTCACTGCATGGCTTCAGGATCAGGGCTTCTCGATCGATGCCGTCAGCCCCGGCAAGCGCACCATTCAGTTCAGCGGAACCTCCGGCCAGGTTGAAACCGCATTCCACACGGAGATGCATCGCCTCACCGTCAATGGAGTCGCCCACATCTCCAACACGGTCGATCTCTCCGTTCCCACCGCGCTTTCGCCAGTCCTCGCCGGCATCGCTTCCCTCAACGACTTCCGCGCCAAGGCCCACGCCGTCAATCCACACCCCATGGTGAAGGGCTCTGACGGCCAGTTCTACCCCATCGTCCCCGGCACCGTAGCTACCCCGGACTACACCTCCACCAGCTCAGGCAGCCACTACGTCGCGCCCGCTGATGTGGCGACGATCTACAACGCCAAGCCGCTGCTCAGTGGTGGTACCGATGGCACAGGCGTCACCATCGGCATCATCGGCCAGACCACAATCAACCTCTCCAACGTTGAGACCTTCCGCTCGATGTTCCGGCTGCCGGACAACGATCCCACCATCATCAATGTCGGCCCAGCCCCCGCCATCATCGCGGACGATATCGAATCCGATCTCGATGTCGAGTGGGCCGGAGCCATGGCCACCGGAGCCAAGGTCAACTTCTATACCGCCGCAGGCGGACTCGTCGATGGCGGCGTCGACACCTCGGCCCTCGCCGCGGTAGATTCCAACGTTGCGGATATCATCTCGCTCAGCTACGGCGGCTGCGAGCTTTCAAATGGCTCGGCCGGTACCGCCTATTGGAACTCGCTCTGGGAGCAGGCTGCAGCGCAGGGACAAACAGCATTCGTCTCCTCCGGAGACTCCAGCGCCACGGGTTGCGCCAGTTCGTCAGCCGCTCTCGCGAACACGGCAACCAGCGGCACCTATGGCGTCAATGCGCTCGGATCCTCTGCCTATAACGTCGCGGTGGGCGGCTCGGAATTCAACGAGGGCACCGCACTCGGCGTTACCTCCTATTGGGGTGTGGGCGGCACCGCGCCTTACGGCACCGCACAGTCCTACATCCCGGAGACAGTCTGGAGCGAAGGAGTCTTTGATATTGTGGCTCCCGGCACAGGTATTGCGGGCGGCGGCGGTGGAGTCTCCATCTTCACCGGACGTCCTTCATGGCAGGTAGGCCCTGGCATCACGGCAGCCGACCCCGCCGGCCCGACCTTCACGGCGACAGGTGCCATCCCCGCGACCCAGCTTCATCGTCTCGTCCCTGACCTCTCGCTCATCGCGGCAGGTGGTCACGATGGCACGATCTTCTGCTCAGAAGGCGTCTGCAAACTGGATTCTTCCGGCAACGTAGCCTCCATCGGTGTCGTCGGCGGAACCTCCGTCGCCACGCCCGTCATGGCCGGCGTCCAGGCGCTCATCAACCAGAAGAACGGTGGACGCCAGGGCAACGCCAACTACTACTACTACAAGTTGGCCGCGGCCCAGACGACCGCAAACTGCGCATCGACCCTGCCGCCCGCTGCAACCTGTAACTTCAACGACATCGTCACCGGCGACAACTTCTCGCCCAAGACCTCGGTCGCGAAGTACAACGCCTCCACGGGCACCATCAGCGGTGTCTTGGGGACTGACTACATCGGCTTCACGGCCAACACTGGCTACGACGAAGCCACCGGCCTCGGAACGCCGAATATCACCAACCTTGCCAACAACTGGAAGACGGTGACCTTCACCGCAACCACCACCAAGCTCACTCTCACTCCACTCACCGCGAATCATGGCACGACCCAGACAGCCGTCATCACGGTTGCGCCCACCTCGGCCACCGGTACTCCCACTGGGGATGTCAGCATCACCGCCGTGGGTCAGGCCCCTGGAACGGGGAATGGCAACGTCTACACCCTCAGCGGCGGCACCGTAACCGCGGCCCTCACCACCCTCCCCGGCGGCACCTACTCCGTCACCGCTCACTATGCGGGTGACTCAGTCTTCGGCTCCAGTGACTCGGCTCCGGTCACCGTCACCGTCGCGCCGGAGGCAAGCCAGATCTTCTACCAGCCCTACAACCTCACAACGGCGGGAGCACTCAACGTCGCAACCAGCTTCGCTTACGGAACCTCCATCTTTATCGATACCGAGGTTCAGGGCACCAGCATCAACGGCTACACGAAGAACAGCGTTCCCAACACCGGTGCGCCCACTGGAACGATCCTCTACAACGTTTCGTCCGGCACCACGACGCTGCCCTCTTATACGTCGTCGCTTGATGCCTACGGAATCACCTACCTGGAGGCCGCACAATCCTTCCCCAACTTCCTGATCACCGCCAACTATCCCGTCCTGGCACCAGGAGCCTACACCATCAAGGCCACCTACTCCGGGGACCAGTCGTTCAACACCTCCAACGTCTCAACCGCAATCACAGTGGTCAAGGCAACCGTGGCCCCGGTGGTCCGGGCCGGGACTGCTGAGGTCCTCCCGGCTCAGACTGCGCTGCTCAATGTGACCATCGCTGCCTCCGGCGGAGGCGTACTGCCTACCGGCAGCGTCACCCTGACGGATACCGTTGTCTCCGGCACCACCACAACAAGTACAACGCTCGGAACGGTCACCCTGGCCAACGGAGCCGCGGTTCTTTCCACGAACGCGCTCATTCTTCCCGGAGCCCACTCCATCACAGCGGCTTATGGCGGAGACGCAAACTACGCAGCCGCCTCCTCTGCGGCTGTAACCGTCACAGTCGGTGGTGCTCTTTCCGCCACCACTCTGGCGGCCACCGTCGGCGGCTCCGCCGCTGCCACAGCGCCTGTCCTCACCTCGGTCGTCCTCACGGCAACGCCTCCCGCAACGGCGACCGGTACCGTCTACTTCTATGACGGCAGTCTCGTTCTGGGCAGCGCAACCATCAGCACCACCACGCACCTCGCAACTTTGACCATCGCAACACTCACGGCAGGCACCCACAGCATCACAGCCACTTACGCCGGCAACGGCACCTTGGCCGCGAGCACCTCGCTGCCAATGACCTTTGTCACCACGCAGAACAAGCCCACCCTGTCCCTCACCTCGCAGCAGGCCAACAATGCTCAGTCCATGGCATCCATGAATGCTGTACTGACGCTGGTGCCGGCCATAACCTCCACAGCCGGCGCCAATCCTGCGCCGTCGGCGACGGTGCAATTCCTGGATGGCACGACAGTTCTGGGAACAGCGCCCCTCACCTACACGCTCAATTACCATTTTTATACCGCTGCCTCCACCTTCGGTCCATTCAAACCCGGGCCGCACGCTCTGACCGCGGTCTTCCCGGGTGATACCAACTACGCTGCCGCAACCTCGGGCATCCAGAACATCAGCATCGGCCTGACCACCATCACCGTCACACCGTCGGCAACCAACGTTGGAACGGGAACGCCCTTGACCCTCACCGCCAAGATCACCCCCATCGTCGCCAGCAGCACGGCGGTCGGTGGATCGGTTACCTTCTTTGACGGCACTACGGCCATCGGAACGGCCCCCGTCACCGGCGGCGTGGCCACCCTGACCACGGCGACACTCTCGACCGTAGCAACTCACACCATCACCGCCGTCTACTCGGGTGATGCCAACTTCTACACCTCGACCACCAGCGCCGGCGTCAACATCGTTGCCGTCACCCCCGGCTTCACCATCTCGGTCAACCCCGCCAGCCTCACGGTCAAGCGTGGAACGCCCGGTACGGTTACCCTGACCGCAACCTCCTTCGGCAACTACAACGGAGCCATCGCACTGAGCTGCCAGAATCTGCCCCTCGACACCTTCTGCAGCTTCGTCAATGACTCCAGCGGCGCACCCGGCATCGCCTTCGGCGGTGTCAACGCCTCGCAGACGGTCGCCATTACCTTCTCAACCCTCGCCCCCTCCAACTCAGGTCTCCTGTGGCTGCCCGCGATCCTGCTGGCCGGTCTCCTGGGTCTGACCCGTAAACGTCTCTCGGTTCGTGGACGCCAGTTCATTACGCTCGTTGTCATCGCCTGCGGAATGACGGCGGCCAGCGGCTGCGGAGGCGGCACCATTACCGCCACACCAACCGGCACCAGCACGGTCACCATCGTTGCCAACGGAGCCGGTGCGGGCAGCAGCCCCAGCCTGCAGCCCACCGCAACGGTCGCGCTGACGGTTCAGTAA
- a CDS encoding glycosyltransferase family 2 protein, whose protein sequence is MKLVSIVSPCYNEEENVDILIERVRTLFAGMPQYRYEHILIDNNSSDRTVDILRGIALDDPHVKVIVNARNFGHIRSPQHAILEAQGDAVVVLLSDLQDPPELIGEFLREWEAGYPIVVATKSTSDESGLMYGIRSVYYRTIARLTDVKVVEHFTGFGLYDRQVIEILKRDFPDPHPYFRGQIAEIGLPTKVLHYNQKRRMRGITKNNFYTLYDMAMLGITNLSKVPLRLVIFTGFVFAFLSLIAGLVYLVYKLVYWNRFELGLAPLMIGLFFLGSIQLVALGIIGEYIGSVHTIVQGRPLVTEKERINF, encoded by the coding sequence ATGAAGCTCGTCAGTATCGTAAGTCCTTGCTACAACGAGGAAGAGAATGTCGACATCCTGATCGAGCGAGTGCGGACCCTGTTCGCGGGGATGCCTCAGTATCGCTACGAACATATCCTGATCGACAACAACTCCTCCGACCGCACCGTCGATATTCTCCGTGGAATTGCGCTGGACGATCCTCATGTGAAGGTGATCGTCAACGCCCGAAACTTCGGCCACATACGGTCTCCGCAGCATGCGATTCTGGAGGCGCAGGGGGATGCCGTGGTGGTGCTGCTGTCCGACCTGCAGGACCCCCCGGAGTTGATCGGGGAGTTCCTGCGGGAATGGGAAGCCGGGTACCCGATTGTGGTGGCGACCAAGAGCACCAGCGACGAGAGTGGTCTGATGTACGGAATCCGCTCGGTCTACTACCGGACGATCGCGCGGCTGACGGATGTGAAGGTGGTGGAGCACTTTACGGGGTTTGGGCTATACGACCGGCAGGTTATCGAGATCCTGAAGCGGGACTTTCCGGACCCGCACCCCTACTTCCGGGGGCAGATCGCGGAGATCGGGCTGCCGACCAAAGTGCTGCACTACAACCAGAAGCGGCGCATGCGCGGCATCACGAAGAACAACTTCTACACGCTGTACGACATGGCGATGCTGGGGATTACCAACCTCTCCAAGGTGCCATTGCGGCTGGTGATCTTTACCGGGTTCGTGTTTGCGTTTCTCAGTTTGATAGCCGGACTGGTGTACCTGGTTTACAAGCTGGTGTATTGGAATCGGTTTGAACTGGGGCTGGCCCCCCTGATGATCGGGCTGTTCTTCCTGGGGTCGATCCAGCTGGTGGCGCTGGGAATCATCGGCGAGTACATCGGGTCCGTACATACGATCGTGCAGGGTCGGCCTCTGGTGACAGAGAAGGAACGGATCAACTTCTAG
- a CDS encoding NAD-dependent epimerase/dehydratase family protein — MAAKPIAQDDLDHILAATRPLWEQMRGERIFITGGTGFFGCWLLESFCHANRSLDLKACATVLTRSPEVFRAKLPHVTDDSAITLHEGDVRDFEFPEGEFRFLIHAATEASAKQANEAPLEMLSTILAGTQRTLEFAASHGTRKLLLTSSGAVYGKQPSNLTHVPESYTGAPNSLDPASVYAEGKRASELMCALHAKATGMECKIARCFAFCGPHLPLNAHFAIGNFIRDVLAGRTIQMGGDGTPRRSYLYASDLMIWLWTILLEAPSLVPFNVGSDEALSILELAHAVIRALNSNVAVQVAKEAMGGGAVARYVPQVDRAAELGLRQTVGLEEAIRRTAAWYGPDKESG, encoded by the coding sequence ATGGCGGCAAAGCCCATCGCGCAGGACGATCTCGATCACATCCTCGCAGCGACACGTCCGCTGTGGGAGCAGATGCGGGGGGAGAGGATCTTCATCACCGGCGGCACAGGCTTCTTTGGGTGCTGGCTGCTGGAGAGCTTCTGCCATGCAAACCGCTCGTTAGACCTGAAGGCTTGTGCCACAGTTTTGACGCGGAGTCCTGAAGTATTCCGGGCAAAGCTTCCGCATGTGACCGATGACTCGGCGATCACATTGCATGAGGGCGATGTACGCGACTTCGAGTTCCCAGAGGGCGAGTTTCGCTTTCTCATCCACGCCGCAACGGAGGCAAGCGCGAAGCAGGCGAACGAGGCTCCTCTGGAGATGCTCTCGACAATCCTGGCCGGCACGCAGCGCACGCTTGAGTTTGCGGCAAGCCACGGCACCCGCAAGCTTCTGCTGACGAGCTCCGGTGCGGTCTACGGAAAGCAGCCCTCAAATCTGACGCATGTACCCGAAAGCTACACCGGGGCTCCGAATTCGCTCGATCCAGCCAGCGTGTATGCGGAGGGCAAACGGGCTTCCGAGTTGATGTGCGCGCTCCATGCGAAGGCGACGGGGATGGAATGCAAGATCGCCCGCTGCTTTGCCTTCTGCGGGCCGCACCTGCCGCTGAACGCACACTTTGCGATCGGCAACTTCATCAGGGATGTTCTGGCAGGCAGGACAATTCAAATGGGTGGGGATGGCACCCCGAGACGCAGCTACCTCTATGCCTCCGACCTGATGATCTGGCTGTGGACGATACTGCTTGAAGCTCCTTCGCTGGTTCCCTTCAACGTCGGATCGGACGAAGCTTTAAGTATTCTTGAACTCGCTCATGCAGTAATCCGCGCTCTGAATTCCAACGTGGCTGTCCAGGTGGCTAAGGAGGCGATGGGCGGGGGAGCCGTCGCGCGGTATGTCCCCCAGGTGGACCGGGCGGCAGAACTGGGACTCAGGCAGACAGTGGGGCTGGAGGAAGCAATCCGTAGGACAGCCGCGTGGTACGGTCCAGACAAGGAGTCGGGATGA